One uncultured Fretibacterium sp. genomic region harbors:
- a CDS encoding ABC transporter ATP-binding protein has protein sequence LARHIGRLPLGFLSGTTIGAVKKTMEQNVEDIELFVAHKIPEVVDAVVTVLILVGALFFLSVPLALTCVGAFVAALAFQGSLWFGKKGRDNLKAYYDALERVNASAVQYVRGMQIVKVFGRTVQSFRGFYADLQDYGRLCIRFTNACRNGYILFRVVANSFLALLLPVGLLILRDDPTGQAFALTFLFFVVMAPGAAAPMMTLAMLAMQGRQIDEGVERIEAVMNRKPVPEPRTPRTPKRFDVEFRDVTFSYDAEGPENASALSTRARALSSVSFHAEEGRVTALVGPSGGGKSTVASLIPRFWDVREGEGEILIGGVDVRDIPNEALMDTVSFVFQDNFLFFDSVMNNIRVGRPDATDDEVIAAARAAQCHEFIERLPQGYDTPIGSGGVYLSGGEEQRVCIARAVLKNAPILVLDEATAFADPENEFEIQRALTELIKGKTVLVIAHRLSSIRRADQILVLREGRIEERGRHDELLAANGLYARMWQAYVGAESWRLGRNTLGRDTKEGVA, from the coding sequence CTCGCCCGCCACATCGGCAGGCTGCCGCTGGGGTTCCTCTCGGGCACCACCATCGGCGCGGTCAAGAAGACGATGGAGCAGAACGTCGAGGACATCGAGCTCTTCGTCGCCCATAAGATCCCGGAGGTGGTCGACGCGGTGGTCACGGTGCTCATCCTGGTCGGGGCGCTGTTCTTCCTCAGCGTGCCCCTGGCGCTGACCTGCGTGGGGGCGTTCGTCGCCGCGCTCGCCTTTCAGGGGTCCCTCTGGTTCGGGAAAAAGGGCCGGGACAACCTGAAGGCGTACTACGACGCGCTGGAGCGGGTCAATGCCTCGGCGGTACAGTACGTCCGTGGGATGCAGATCGTCAAGGTATTCGGCCGCACCGTGCAGTCCTTCCGGGGTTTCTACGCCGACCTCCAGGACTACGGGAGGCTGTGCATCCGGTTCACCAACGCCTGTCGGAACGGCTACATCCTGTTTCGTGTGGTCGCGAACTCCTTCCTCGCCCTCCTGCTGCCCGTCGGGCTCCTGATCCTTCGGGACGACCCGACGGGCCAGGCCTTTGCGCTGACGTTCCTCTTCTTTGTGGTGATGGCGCCCGGAGCGGCGGCCCCCATGATGACTCTGGCGATGCTGGCCATGCAAGGCCGGCAGATCGACGAGGGCGTGGAACGCATCGAGGCCGTGATGAACCGGAAGCCCGTTCCCGAGCCCCGGACCCCCAGGACGCCGAAGCGGTTCGATGTCGAATTCCGGGACGTGACCTTCTCCTACGACGCGGAGGGGCCGGAAAACGCGAGCGCCCTCTCCACGCGCGCCCGTGCCCTGTCGTCCGTCTCCTTTCACGCGGAGGAGGGGAGGGTGACCGCCCTCGTGGGCCCATCGGGCGGGGGCAAATCCACCGTGGCCAGCCTGATCCCGCGCTTCTGGGACGTGAGGGAGGGGGAAGGAGAGATCCTCATCGGGGGCGTGGACGTCCGGGACATCCCGAACGAGGCGCTGATGGACACGGTGTCGTTCGTGTTTCAGGACAACTTCCTCTTTTTCGACTCCGTGATGAACAACATCCGGGTCGGACGGCCGGACGCGACGGACGACGAGGTGATCGCCGCGGCTCGTGCCGCACAGTGCCACGAGTTCATCGAGCGCCTGCCTCAGGGCTACGATACCCCCATCGGCTCGGGGGGCGTCTACCTGTCCGGCGGGGAGGAGCAGCGCGTCTGCATCGCCCGGGCCGTCCTGAAGAACGCGCCCATCCTGGTCCTGGACGAGGCGACGGCCTTCGCCGACCCGGAGAACGAGTTCGAGATCCAGAGGGCCCTGACGGAGCTCATCAAAGGCAAGACGGTGCTGGTGATCGCGCATCGGCTCTCCTCGATCCGAAGGGCCGACCAGATCCTGGTGCTGCGCGAGGGGCGCATCGAGGAACGGGGCCGTCACGACGAGTTACTGGCGGCAAACGGGCTTTACGCCCGCATGTGGCAGGCCTACGTCGGGGCGGAGAGCTGGAGGCTTGGCAGGAACACGCTTGGCAGGGACACAAAGGAGGGAGTGGCATGA